Proteins from a genomic interval of Chanodichthys erythropterus isolate Z2021 chromosome 8, ASM2448905v1, whole genome shotgun sequence:
- the LOC137025321 gene encoding junctional adhesion molecule-like, whose translation MRDHLYLFFFMIQFSSGCILSNERQTIEITGYTGGSVVLPCSCAHPQSTAITFTWQFQHSGQQWIQVFEDEKYSGRRVLFNERSPQNLSLLISDLRKEDQGFYRCETKQYTNIHLTVKGCDLVKNTKAVIAVTGYAGESVVLPCSCSELLAKPEQIQWMYYVEKAYKEIYPNEKTERHKNRVKLLNQTSPGNLSLHISALTAEDKGDYYCSVSSQKVSYRLYVEVTLRTEKPHIQTSISLSTLQPSHQTQELEPPQQPHDTSQNVFILLGVILSVLLLALLALIYWRCRGSRNVKKVTRDEEELNREQDNQDDVTYSAVIHVKTAATPAHIESDPAEHTEYAPIKVKR comes from the exons ATGAGGGACCATTTATATCTTTTCTTCTTTATGATTCAATTTAGTTCTG GCTGTATTCTTTCAAATGAGCGGCAGACAATAGAAATAACAGGATACACAGGTGGATCAGTGGTGCTGCCCTGCTCCTGCGCTCATCCTCAGTCTACAGCCATCACATTCACATGGCAGTTTCAACACAGTGGACAACAATGGATTCAAGTATTTGAGGATGAGAAGTACAGCGGCAGACGTGTGCTGTTTAATGAAAGATCTCCACAAAATCTGTCTCTTCTCATTTCTGATCTCAGAAAGGAAGATCAAGGGTTCTATAGATGTGAGACTAAACAATATACAAACATTCATTTAACAGTGAAGG gcTGTGATTTGGTTAAGAACACAAAGGCAGTGATTGCGGTGACTGGATATGCAGGAGAGTCTGTGGTTCTGCCCTGCTCATGCTCTGAACTACTGGCTAAACCTGAACAGATACAATGGATGTATTATGTAGAAAAAGCTTATAAGGAAATTTACCCAAATGAAAAGACTGAGAGGCACAAGAACAGAGTCAAACTGTTGAATCAAACATCTCCAGGAAATCTCTCTCTACACATATCAGCACTGACCGCAGAGGACAAAGGAGACTATTATTGTTCTGTCTCGTCTCAAAAAGTCTCCTACAGACTTTATGTTGAAG TTACTCTCAGGACAGAGAAACCACACATCCAAACATCCATCAGTTTATCAACACTTCAACCTTCACACCAAACACAAGAACTTGAACCACCTCAACAACCACACGACACATCTCAAA atgttttcattttgttgGGGGTGATTCTCTCAGTGCTATTACTGGCATTACTGGCATTAATCTACTGGAGATGCAGAG GAAGCAGAAATGTGAAAAAGGTGACCAGGGATGAAGAAGAACTAAATAGAGAACAAGACAATCAG GATGACGTGACGTATTCTGCTGTAATTCATGTTAAAACTGCAGCCACACCAGCTCACATAGAGAGTGACCCAGCAGAGCACACTGAGTACGCCCCAATCAAAGTTAAACGCTAA